ttccatATTCCATAACTGTTTAGAGTTTCTGCATTTTTTTATTGGCCCacagtaagtgtcaatgtcgacccctcgtcattacttcttcgaggttagactagaaaCGTACTGGGTACATgctgtttatgtactcacgctaaacttctgcactaatcgtgcaggatctgtgGCAGGTACATCTGGTAGTCATTCTGGCGCGCACTCCCGAtaccccgaggcttagtggtgagctactttcgAGTCCGTTCTGCAGTACcaagagtctctcttttgcatttactttctgtctactctagTTCAAACAgtagtttagtgttttgtatattctactagtagctcatacacctGTGACATCAAGTCTTGAaaatatgctagtagacatttgatggTGTTTGAGTATTTATTACACCACACTTGCTCTCATGTTTATTTACGctttattttattgaatttttcATCTCctacttacttaataaataaaaatcaactattttgaaattgttaaaaagaataaatacatggctagttcactgttggcttgcctagtggcTACGTTGGGTGACATCATGACGtaaaggaaaaattgggtcgtgacaacatggtatcagagcactaggttcacgtaggtctcataaTATATGAGCAAGCGTAATAGAGTCTTGCatatcggtgcggagacgtccgtacttttCTTTGAGAggatatagggtgttaggaaactactctttcttcatctcctatcgtgcagttgatgttgtgaaAAGTATCTTTCTATTAttttctcacatatggtgagaacgcgtgcGGCAGATATACTCgaccatggaggagctgctccccttgTTGCTAGAGGCCAAGGGAAGGCTCCAGCTCATGGTAGAGGACAAggacgtcctagagttgctccagttatGCCACTAGTGGATCCACTGGAGGATCCTTATATTGAGGAGTAGGGCGAGGTAcctgcagcagagccagccccaGCGGATTTCATGTCCACACCAgtattccaggaggtcatgggtcatatgctgcggttcatggctTCTATGACTCATGCTCGTTTATTTCCTGTAGATCCAGCCATATCctaggcgggagggggagcacagacccctaccaccCAGGATCCTGGGCATGCAGctgtcgtatatcagaccccggatGCACTACTtgtgggcggagcccagccagttgcaacaACCATACCTTGGCCAGACCAGCTGCGGCCagtgagccgcagaagctattggatagatagaCCATGCTACATCCTCATGTCTTTGGAGGTAAGTGACATGAGGACcctcaggactttattgatcattgcagggacagactgcacaacatgaggatattggtgtcccacggggtggactttaccactttTCACCTAGAGGGCAGGGCCTGTAGGTGGTGGAAATCATATCTCCTCGGCAAACCAACAtgttctcctcccttgacttgggaatAGTTCACACGTATCTTTCTGGATAGATACATTCCACCCTCTTAGAgagaagagttgcgatttcagttcgagcagctccagcaaggtcagatatcagtgaccgactatgaggcaagattctctgagttgtctcgccatgcactgaTGATACTTcccaccgatgcagagagagtgcggataTTTGTTTCCGGTTTGCACTTTGGTATCCAAGCCACTATGGTCCGAGAGGttaagatggggacttcttacgagctagttgtggagatagctcggaggatcgagggtgttcatCAGCGAAGCCGAGAGCGGGTGCCGAGGGACAAGTGGTTCCATTATTATGGAGGCTTTAGTTATGCTCCGTCTGGGGATAGAGGTCAGCTTGGTaggggtcagtctagcaagcCCACATATCAAACACCACTGCCTTCTCGGGATGCTCTGGTGCggccctatttcagcgccatgccatAGAGCTCCTACtgcccactagctattcagggttcctctagtgggtattcaggccatcggGGTCAGACTTCAGATCAACAGTTCATCATCccgaggggttgttatgagtgcgaggatcctggccacatgaagaggttttgtaCCAGCGTTCGGGGCAAGGTAGTACAACAGGGTCATCAGCCtttgattacagcaccagcttccGCACCAGtcgtccggccgcccagaggcaaagggcaggtgggtaggggccatcctagaggtggaggccagtcacatagatgccagtcaggtggcgctccaactagcttctatgcttttccagccagaccagatgtagtagcctcagatgccgtgatcacatataTCATTTCTGCTTGCGGTAGGGAAGCTTCAATACTATTTGATCTAGAGTCTACATATTTATATGTtttatctctgtttgctcatttcctgggtgttcctTGCGAGTCCTTTGgtactcctgtatatgtgtccatgcagTGGGTGATTTTTTTGTGGTGCATCGGATCTATCGGTCTTGTATCATgtcattctgtggttatgagactatagcagatcttctgttgcttgatatgagcgactttgaggtcatcctgggcatgtaTTGGTTTTCTCcgtatcatgccatccttgattgccatgccaagactgttaccttggcaatgccagagttgcctagattagagtggaagggttcttcTGTCaatgcatctagtcgggttatcgcttttctgaaggctcgacacatggtcgagaagggttgtttggcttatctagattATATTTGGGATACTACTACGGAGACTCCGACAATTGATTCAATGTCCGTggtttgggagttctccgatgtgtttccttctgatcttccaggcatgccaccagattgtgatattgatttttatattgatttggctccaggtacccagcctatctctattccactataccgcatggctccaaaagagtttAAGgatttgaaagaacaacttgaggagttgctagcaaaggggtttgtcagactgagtgtgtcaccttggggtacaccggtgttatccgtgaagaagaaagatgggactatgcggatgtgcattgattaccgccagttgaacaaagttatcattaggaacaagtactcgttgctgcgtattgatgatttgtttgaccagttacagggt
This sequence is a window from Nicotiana tomentosiformis chromosome 5, ASM39032v3, whole genome shotgun sequence. Protein-coding genes within it:
- the LOC138892713 gene encoding uncharacterized protein; translated protein: MRGTRLDFEEFAEAAGLLREELRFQFEQLQQGQISVTDYEARFSELSRHALMILPTDAERVRIFVSGLHFGIQATMVREVKMGTSYELVVEIARRIEGVHQRSRERVPRDKWFHYYGGFSYAPSGDRGQLGRVGDFFVVHRIYRSCIMSFCGYETIADLLLLDMSDFEVILGMYWFSPYHAILDCHAKTVTLAMPELPRLEWKGSSVNASSRVIAFLKARHMVEKGCLAYLDYIWDTTTETPTIDSMSVVWEFSDVFPSDLPGMPPDCDIDFYIDLAPGTQPISIPLYRMAPKEFKDLKEQLEELLAKGFVRLSVSPWDRGPQFTSHFRRAVQSELGTRLDRFLPLAEYAYNNSYQSSIEIALFEALYGQRCRSPIGWFKPGEAKLYGNALVKDALEKLKLIQERLHTAQSRQKSYADQKACDLSFMVGEKVFLKVSSMKGIMRFGKNGKLIPRFIGPFEVLRRVGDFSYEFALAPSLSGVHLFFYVSMLRKDHANRSHVLDHNTVQLDESLHFEKEPVAIVDRQVRQLRSKKISTVKVQWRGKPVEVQVRM